Proteins encoded by one window of Candidatus Abyssobacteria bacterium SURF_5:
- a CDS encoding hydroxylamine oxidoreductase yields the protein MRSVLQCFGPFRKIISLIIFFVIPPLLYQAAASADERFEDQSQETKKCIVCHEEAGVAPVIVHQWESSAHAANGVGCYECHQAAEGEADAFNHYDTIISTIVSPKDCGQCHSQETAEFDASHHARAGEILGSLDNVLGDVVEGEPAANSGCKQCHGSHVKMLANGKLDPATWPNTGIGRINPDGSKGSCAACHSRHSFSPMLARQPENCGKCHLGPDHPQYEIYTESKHGIAFRAMIDDMNLKSDSWVLGKDYFAAPTCASCHMSATKDMPLTHDVGTRISWTLRPAISNKLDNWEQRRENMQKVCRNCHAPDYVLSFYAQYDDVVELYNEKFAKPATAIVKKLADAGNINATPFDEEIEWTYFFLWHHEGRRARHGAAMMGPDYTQWHGFYEVAHRFYMEFVPQAEHLLPGVTQEFMAADPHQWTKGLSPEQREHIKKFYEERYGQ from the coding sequence ATGAGGAGCGTGTTGCAATGTTTCGGTCCGTTTCGAAAAATCATTTCACTTATTATTTTCTTCGTGATCCCGCCGCTCTTGTATCAGGCCGCGGCGTCCGCCGACGAACGATTCGAAGACCAGTCGCAGGAAACAAAGAAATGCATCGTGTGCCATGAGGAGGCCGGCGTCGCGCCGGTGATCGTGCATCAGTGGGAATCGAGCGCGCATGCGGCCAACGGCGTTGGCTGTTACGAGTGTCATCAGGCGGCAGAGGGCGAGGCGGATGCATTCAATCATTACGATACGATCATCTCGACGATAGTTTCACCGAAAGACTGCGGCCAATGTCATTCGCAGGAGACGGCGGAATTCGATGCGAGCCATCATGCGCGCGCGGGAGAAATACTTGGCTCGCTCGACAACGTGCTCGGCGACGTGGTCGAGGGCGAGCCTGCGGCGAATTCAGGGTGCAAGCAGTGTCACGGCTCGCACGTGAAGATGCTGGCGAACGGGAAGCTTGATCCCGCGACGTGGCCCAATACGGGCATCGGCCGCATCAATCCGGATGGAAGCAAAGGCTCATGCGCCGCGTGCCATTCGCGGCATTCGTTTTCTCCGATGCTGGCGCGCCAGCCTGAGAACTGCGGCAAATGTCATCTCGGGCCGGACCATCCGCAATATGAAATCTACACTGAATCGAAGCACGGCATCGCGTTCCGCGCGATGATCGACGACATGAACCTCAAGAGCGACAGTTGGGTTCTCGGCAAAGATTATTTTGCGGCGCCGACGTGTGCGTCGTGCCATATGAGCGCGACAAAGGACATGCCGCTGACGCATGACGTCGGCACGCGGATCAGTTGGACGCTGCGGCCGGCGATCTCGAATAAACTCGACAACTGGGAGCAGCGCCGCGAGAACATGCAGAAGGTCTGCCGGAACTGCCACGCGCCCGATTACGTCCTCAGCTTTTATGCGCAGTACGACGACGTGGTGGAATTGTATAACGAGAAGTTTGCGAAACCGGCCACGGCGATAGTGAAGAAGCTGGCGGACGCCGGCAATATCAATGCTACTCCGTTCGATGAGGAGATCGAGTGGACCTATTTCTTCCTGTGGCATCATGAGGGCCGGCGCGCGCGCCATGGCGCGGCGATGATGGGACCCGACTACACGCAGTGGCACGGCTTTTATGAGGTCGCGCACCGCTTCTACATGGAATTCGTTCCGCAGGCCGAGCACCTGCTGCCGGGCGTGACGCAGGAATTCATGGCGGCCGATCCGCATCAATGGACGAAGGGACTCAGCCCCGAGCAGCGCGAGCACATAAAGAAATTTTACGAGGAGCGCTACGGGCAGTAA
- a CDS encoding VOC family protein, translating into MHLKEVQHIAISVSDMEKSLAFYRDLLGLEVMMDFEVADNRGIETVLGVKGLKMRYVLFNNKGASINLLEIRNPKGENVARKLRPYDQCIHHFAFAVDDAEAVYQELKSNGIEFVSPPQDLGMAKACAFYGPDGEVIELMEFLRRG; encoded by the coding sequence ATGCATTTGAAAGAAGTGCAGCATATCGCCATCAGCGTGAGCGACATGGAGAAGTCGCTCGCATTTTATCGGGACCTGCTCGGGCTCGAGGTGATGATGGATTTCGAAGTCGCCGACAACCGCGGCATAGAAACTGTGCTGGGTGTCAAGGGATTGAAGATGCGCTATGTCCTCTTCAATAACAAGGGCGCAAGCATCAACCTGCTCGAGATCCGAAACCCCAAGGGCGAGAACGTCGCCCGTAAGCTGCGACCATACGATCAGTGCATTCATCATTTCGCGTTCGCGGTGGATGACGCCGAAGCTGTTTATCAGGAACTGAAAAGCAACGGGATTGAGTTCGTCAGTCCGCCGCAGGATCTCGGAATGGCGAAAGCGTGCGCGTTTTACGGTCCGGACGGCGAAGTTATCGAGCTGATGGAGTTCCTCCGGCGCGGCTGA